One stretch of Microvirga lotononidis DNA includes these proteins:
- a CDS encoding metallopeptidase family protein produces MTALADLQAPTLDDLEILARDAYARLPEEFRRLCEGVVIRVEDFPDDETQREMGCETPFDLLGLFRGIGLAQGGAMMQTGQFPNMVWLYRRPILDYWAENEESLGHLVTHVLVHEIGHHFGLSDDDMEAIEAAVS; encoded by the coding sequence ATGACCGCCCTCGCCGATCTGCAAGCCCCCACCCTCGACGACCTCGAAATCCTGGCGCGGGACGCCTATGCCCGCCTGCCGGAGGAGTTCCGCCGGCTTTGCGAGGGCGTCGTGATCCGGGTCGAAGATTTTCCCGACGACGAGACCCAGCGGGAGATGGGCTGCGAGACGCCTTTCGACCTCCTCGGCCTCTTCCGCGGCATCGGCTTGGCGCAGGGCGGGGCCATGATGCAGACGGGCCAGTTCCCCAACATGGTCTGGCTCTACCGCCGTCCGATCCTCGATTACTGGGCCGAGAACGAGGAGAGCCTGGGCCACCTCGTCACCCATGTGCTGGTGCACGAGATCGGCCACCATTTCGGACTCTCCGACGACGACATGGAAGCCATCGAGGCGGCGGTTTCCTAA
- the rplS gene encoding 50S ribosomal protein L19, translating into MNLIQQLEQEQIAKLAKTIPDFQPGDTVIVNVKVKEGERTRVQAYEGVCIARSGGGLHESFTVRKISYGEGVERVFPLYSPLVDSIKVVRRGAVRRAKLYYLRDRRGKSARIAERTEKKTEAPAAAE; encoded by the coding sequence ATGAACCTCATTCAGCAGCTCGAGCAGGAGCAGATTGCCAAGCTCGCCAAGACCATTCCCGACTTCCAGCCCGGCGATACCGTCATCGTCAACGTGAAGGTGAAGGAAGGCGAGCGTACCCGCGTTCAGGCCTACGAGGGCGTCTGCATCGCCCGTTCCGGCGGCGGCCTCCACGAGAGCTTCACGGTTCGTAAGATCTCCTACGGCGAAGGCGTCGAGCGCGTGTTCCCGCTCTACTCGCCGCTCGTCGATTCCATCAAGGTCGTGCGCCGTGGCGCCGTCCGCCGCGCCAAGCTGTACTACCTGCGCGACCGTCGCGGCAAGTCGGCCCGTATCGCCGAGCGCACCGAGAAGAAGACCGAGGCCCCGGCTGCCGCCGAGTAA
- a CDS encoding FAD-containing oxidoreductase yields the protein MTKDFDAIVVGAGQAGPSLAGRLTAAGMKVAIVERKLFGGTCVNTGCMPTKTLVASAYAAHLARRGADLGFSIASPVAVDMKRIKARAETVSTHARTNVETWLRGMDGLTVLEGHARFEGPDTIHVGEERLKAPRIFLNVGGRASIPAMPGVDTVPYLTNTSILRLDTLPRHLVVVGGSYIGLEFAQMYRRFGAQVTVVEKGPRLIAREDEDVSETIRDILTAEGITVRTDATCIGFKPHEDGVAVDVDCTSGDPFVVGSHVLLAVGRRPNTDDLGLDKAGIAVDARGMIEVDDFLATNVPGIWALGDCNGRGAFTHTAYNDYEIVAANLLDGASRRVSDRLLGYALYIDPPLGRVGMTETEARKSGRKLLVSKRPMTRVGRAIEKGETMGFMKIVADAETRRILGAAILGTGGDEAIHGILDMMNARADYTTLQWAVPIHPTVSELIPTVLGDLKPAV from the coding sequence ATGACGAAAGACTTCGATGCCATCGTGGTCGGGGCCGGACAGGCGGGGCCTTCGCTCGCCGGGCGGCTGACGGCGGCGGGGATGAAGGTCGCCATCGTCGAGCGCAAGCTCTTCGGCGGAACCTGCGTCAACACCGGCTGCATGCCGACGAAGACCCTCGTGGCGAGCGCCTATGCGGCGCATCTGGCGCGCCGGGGGGCGGATCTCGGCTTTTCCATCGCAAGCCCCGTCGCGGTCGACATGAAGCGGATCAAGGCCCGGGCCGAGACCGTCTCGACCCATGCGCGCACCAATGTCGAGACCTGGCTGCGCGGCATGGATGGCCTGACGGTGCTCGAAGGTCATGCCCGCTTCGAGGGGCCGGACACGATCCACGTCGGCGAGGAGCGTCTGAAAGCGCCGCGGATCTTTCTCAACGTGGGCGGCCGTGCAAGCATCCCCGCCATGCCGGGCGTCGACACGGTGCCCTATCTCACCAACACGTCGATCCTCCGGCTCGATACCCTTCCCCGTCATCTCGTCGTGGTCGGCGGCAGCTATATCGGGCTCGAATTCGCCCAGATGTATCGCCGCTTCGGCGCGCAGGTGACCGTGGTCGAGAAAGGGCCGCGCCTGATCGCCCGCGAGGACGAGGACGTGTCGGAGACCATTCGCGACATCCTGACCGCCGAGGGAATCACGGTTCGCACCGATGCCACCTGCATCGGATTCAAGCCCCACGAGGACGGCGTGGCGGTCGACGTGGATTGCACCTCCGGCGATCCGTTCGTGGTCGGCTCGCATGTGCTGCTCGCCGTCGGGCGCCGCCCCAACACCGACGATCTCGGCCTCGACAAGGCCGGAATCGCCGTCGATGCACGGGGCATGATCGAGGTCGACGATTTCCTCGCCACCAACGTCCCGGGCATCTGGGCCCTCGGCGACTGCAACGGCCGCGGCGCCTTCACGCACACGGCCTACAACGATTACGAGATCGTGGCGGCCAACCTTCTCGACGGTGCATCGCGGCGCGTGAGCGACCGGCTTCTCGGCTACGCGCTCTACATCGATCCGCCGCTCGGCCGCGTTGGCATGACGGAAACGGAGGCGCGCAAATCGGGCCGCAAGCTTCTCGTCTCCAAGCGCCCGATGACGCGGGTCGGGCGGGCCATCGAGAAGGGCGAAACGATGGGCTTCATGAAGATCGTCGCCGATGCCGAGACCCGGAGAATCCTTGGTGCGGCCATTCTCGGGACCGGCGGCGACGAGGCGATCCACGGCATCCTCGACATGATGAATGCCCGTGCGGACTACACCACCCTGCAATGGGCGGTGCCGATCCATCCGACGGTCTCCGAACTGATCCCCACGGTCCTCGGCGACCTGAAACCTGCGGTTTGA
- a CDS encoding winged helix-turn-helix transcriptional regulator has product MKLEKITDKSEGRSKRHYEDACATAHALDLVGERWALLVMRELMLGPKRFSDLRESLPGISANVLTQRLEGLEAAGILVRRKLPPPAATQVYELTEWGYESEPIFQAMGRWAARSPSHDPTLPFSTASLVLSMRTMFDAKRAEGLDARIGFRIGEDTFVAQVADGRIGITRAPLDSVDVTLAGPPPVLAGAIYGGQPLDTLEQAGVLQVEGDRALALRFMSLFPLPSKAPKPV; this is encoded by the coding sequence ATGAAGTTAGAAAAAATAACTGATAAATCGGAAGGCCGCTCCAAGCGTCATTACGAGGACGCCTGCGCGACCGCTCACGCGCTCGATCTCGTCGGCGAGCGCTGGGCCCTTCTGGTGATGCGCGAGCTCATGCTGGGGCCGAAGCGCTTCAGCGACCTGCGCGAGAGCCTGCCCGGAATCAGTGCCAATGTTCTGACGCAGCGCCTCGAAGGACTCGAAGCCGCAGGAATCCTGGTGCGGCGCAAGCTGCCCCCGCCAGCCGCCACGCAGGTCTACGAGCTGACGGAATGGGGCTACGAAAGCGAGCCGATCTTCCAGGCCATGGGCCGCTGGGCCGCCCGCTCCCCGTCGCACGATCCGACCCTGCCGTTCAGCACCGCCTCCCTGGTGCTGTCCATGAGGACGATGTTCGACGCGAAGCGTGCCGAGGGTCTCGATGCGCGAATCGGCTTCCGCATCGGCGAGGACACCTTCGTTGCCCAGGTCGCGGACGGACGGATCGGGATCACCCGCGCACCGCTCGACTCGGTGGATGTGACCTTGGCGGGTCCCCCGCCGGTGCTCGCCGGCGCGATCTATGGCGGCCAGCCCCTGGACACGCTGGAACAGGCGGGCGTTCTGCAGGTCGAGGGCGACCGCGCCCTCGCGCTTCGCTTCATGAGCCTGTTCCCGCTCCCGTCGAAGGCGCCGAAGCCCGTGTAA
- the leuC gene encoding 3-isopropylmalate dehydratase large subunit — MAKPRTLYDKIWDDHVVDQQDDGTCLLYIDRHLVHEVTSPQAFEGLRMTGRKVRQPQKTLAVVDHNVPTSDRSHGIEDPEAATQVAALAQNAKEFGVEYYNELDTRQGIVHVVGPEQGFTLPGMTIVCGDSHTSTHGAFGSLAHGIGTSEVEHVLATQTLIQKKAKNMRVTVDGQLPPGVTAKDIILAIIGEIGTAGGTGHVIEYAGEAIRSLSMEGRMTICNMSIEGGARAGMVAPDEKTYAYLKDRPKAPKGEAWDAAVRYWDSLRTDEGAFFDTEIRLDAANLPPIVTWGTSPEDVVSVAGVVPNPDDIQDENKRRSKWRALEYMGLTPGTKITDIVLDRVFIGSCTNGRIEDLRAVAKVVEGKRVAESVNAMIVPGSGIVKMQAEAEGLDKIFKAAGFDWREPGCSMCLAMNADRLAPHERCASTSNRNFEGRQGFKGRTHLVSPAMAAAAAIAGRFVDIRTFG; from the coding sequence ATGGCCAAGCCCCGCACCCTCTATGACAAGATCTGGGACGACCACGTCGTCGATCAGCAGGATGACGGGACTTGCCTTCTCTATATCGACCGTCACCTCGTCCATGAAGTGACCAGCCCCCAGGCCTTCGAGGGCCTGCGCATGACCGGCCGCAAGGTGCGCCAGCCGCAGAAGACCCTGGCCGTGGTCGATCACAACGTGCCGACCTCCGACCGCTCGCACGGCATCGAGGATCCCGAGGCCGCGACCCAGGTCGCCGCTCTCGCCCAGAACGCCAAGGAATTCGGCGTCGAGTACTACAACGAGCTCGACACCCGCCAGGGCATCGTCCACGTGGTGGGGCCCGAGCAGGGCTTTACGCTGCCGGGGATGACCATCGTGTGCGGCGACAGCCACACCTCGACCCATGGCGCCTTCGGGTCGCTCGCCCACGGCATCGGCACCTCTGAGGTCGAGCACGTGCTCGCCACCCAGACGCTGATCCAGAAGAAGGCCAAGAACATGCGCGTGACCGTGGATGGGCAGCTGCCCCCCGGCGTCACGGCGAAAGACATCATCCTGGCCATCATCGGCGAGATCGGCACCGCCGGCGGCACCGGCCACGTGATCGAATATGCGGGCGAGGCCATCCGGTCCCTGTCGATGGAAGGCCGCATGACGATCTGCAACATGTCGATCGAGGGCGGAGCCCGCGCCGGCATGGTGGCCCCCGACGAGAAGACCTATGCCTACCTGAAGGACCGCCCGAAGGCCCCGAAGGGCGAGGCCTGGGACGCGGCCGTGCGGTACTGGGACAGCCTCCGGACGGACGAAGGCGCCTTCTTCGACACCGAAATCCGTCTCGATGCCGCCAATCTGCCGCCCATCGTCACCTGGGGCACGTCGCCTGAGGACGTGGTGTCGGTTGCCGGCGTGGTGCCGAACCCGGACGACATCCAGGACGAGAACAAGCGCCGCTCCAAGTGGCGGGCGCTGGAATATATGGGCCTCACGCCGGGCACGAAGATCACCGACATCGTCCTCGACCGCGTCTTCATCGGCTCCTGCACCAATGGCCGCATCGAGGACCTGCGGGCCGTCGCCAAGGTGGTCGAAGGCAAGCGCGTGGCAGAGAGCGTGAACGCCATGATCGTGCCGGGCTCCGGCATCGTGAAGATGCAGGCCGAGGCCGAGGGGCTGGACAAGATCTTCAAGGCAGCCGGCTTCGACTGGCGCGAGCCCGGTTGCTCCATGTGCCTCGCCATGAACGCCGACCGCCTTGCGCCTCACGAGCGCTGCGCTTCCACGTCGAACCGCAACTTCGAGGGCCGTCAGGGCTTCAAGGGCCGGACCCATCTCGTGTCGCCCGCCATGGCGGCGGCGGCGGCGATCGCCGGCCGGTTCGTGGACATCCGCACCTTCGGCTGA
- a CDS encoding PLP-dependent cysteine synthase family protein: protein MTHHSPTILDHIGNTSLIGLRNIRPTNGARILLKLENQNPTGSMKDRMALAMIEAAEADGRLAPGGAVVEYTGGSTGVSLALVCAVKGYPLDIVTSDAFAQEKRDHMALLGATLHIVPSDGGRMTEKLTKDMIEEARVIAEAKGSFGTDQMKNRDQIAAYHRMADEILRQTEGRIDAFVQSVGTAASLRGIAERLRRHRESVRIVAVEPAESPVLSGGPSGAHKIDGIGAGYVVPLWHDSIADDIERVSTEEATAMAFRLAREEGLFAGTSTGANVVAALRLADRLGPDATIVTVMCDTGMKYLKTFGARLAAKSLPA from the coding sequence ATGACACATCATTCCCCCACCATCCTCGACCATATCGGCAACACCTCCCTCATCGGCCTGCGCAACATCCGCCCGACCAACGGCGCCCGCATCCTGCTGAAGCTGGAGAACCAGAATCCCACCGGCAGCATGAAGGACCGAATGGCGCTCGCCATGATCGAGGCGGCGGAGGCGGATGGGCGCCTCGCGCCGGGCGGCGCGGTGGTCGAGTATACCGGCGGCAGCACCGGGGTGTCCCTGGCGCTGGTCTGCGCCGTGAAGGGATACCCGCTCGACATCGTGACCTCGGATGCCTTCGCCCAGGAGAAGCGCGATCACATGGCGCTTCTGGGCGCGACGCTGCATATCGTGCCCAGCGACGGCGGACGCATGACCGAGAAGCTGACGAAGGACATGATCGAAGAGGCCCGCGTCATCGCCGAGGCGAAGGGCTCGTTCGGGACCGACCAGATGAAGAACCGGGATCAGATCGCCGCCTATCACCGGATGGCCGACGAGATTTTACGGCAGACGGAGGGCCGTATCGACGCCTTCGTGCAGAGCGTCGGCACGGCCGCCTCCCTGCGCGGCATCGCCGAGCGGCTGCGGCGGCACCGCGAATCGGTGCGGATCGTCGCCGTCGAGCCGGCGGAATCCCCCGTCCTGTCGGGAGGCCCATCGGGCGCTCACAAGATCGACGGCATCGGCGCCGGCTACGTGGTGCCGCTCTGGCACGACAGCATCGCCGACGACATCGAGCGCGTGTCGACCGAAGAGGCCACCGCGATGGCGTTCCGGCTCGCCCGCGAGGAAGGCCTGTTCGCCGGCACGTCGACGGGCGCGAACGTGGTCGCGGCCTTGCGCCTCGCCGACAGGCTGGGGCCCGATGCCACGATCGTCACGGTGATGTGCGACACGGGCATGAAATACCTGAAGACCTTCGGAGCGAGGCTCGCGGCAAAAAGCTTGCCCGCGTGA
- a CDS encoding VOC family protein, which translates to MSKLIFVNLPVSDLSKSIAFYEALGAVKNEQFTDHTAACMVFSETIHAMLLTHDKFRQFTPKKIADAKDSTEVLICLSADSRDEVDATLAKAAAAGGTVDPGPKQDYGFMYGRSFEDPDGHIWEVMWMDLAAAKEAMSAPAVA; encoded by the coding sequence ATGTCCAAACTGATCTTCGTGAACCTGCCCGTCAGCGACCTGTCCAAGTCCATCGCCTTCTACGAGGCCCTGGGGGCGGTGAAGAACGAGCAGTTCACCGACCACACGGCCGCCTGCATGGTCTTCTCCGAGACCATCCATGCGATGCTGCTGACGCACGACAAGTTCCGCCAGTTCACACCGAAAAAGATCGCCGATGCCAAGGACAGCACCGAGGTGCTGATCTGCCTGTCCGCCGATAGCCGCGACGAGGTCGACGCGACCCTTGCCAAGGCCGCGGCCGCAGGAGGCACGGTCGATCCCGGCCCGAAGCAGGATTACGGCTTCATGTATGGCCGCAGCTTCGAGGATCCCGACGGGCATATCTGGGAAGTGATGTGGATGGATCTCGCGGCCGCCAAGGAGGCCATGAGCGCACCCGCCGTGGCCTAG
- a CDS encoding dienelactone hydrolase family protein has protein sequence MAKQDISIRTEDGTAKAGLFHPSQRSTAGVILYMDAFGPRPALDAMAERLAGEGYLVLVPDLFYRFGDYGPLDAKTAFSVEPTRSVLRGMVEGTTQDMTRRDSAAFIAALTEAGATGRIGTVGYCMGGGRAIHAAAAYPDRVAAAASFHGGRLASDAPDSPHRHVATIKGRVYVGSAGVDGSFPPEQSALLAEALRRAEIDHIIENYVGMAHGWTVSDHGVYDERGAERHWKRLLTFFDETLR, from the coding sequence GTGGCGAAGCAGGACATTTCCATCCGGACTGAAGACGGAACCGCCAAGGCGGGGCTGTTCCACCCCAGCCAGCGTTCGACGGCAGGCGTCATCCTCTACATGGATGCGTTCGGACCCCGACCCGCGCTCGATGCGATGGCCGAGCGTCTCGCGGGCGAGGGCTACCTGGTTCTCGTTCCCGATCTCTTCTACCGCTTCGGCGATTACGGCCCCCTCGATGCCAAGACGGCCTTCTCGGTGGAGCCGACCCGCAGCGTCTTGAGGGGCATGGTCGAGGGAACGACCCAGGACATGACCCGCCGGGACTCGGCCGCGTTCATTGCCGCTTTGACGGAGGCCGGCGCCACGGGCCGGATCGGCACGGTCGGCTATTGCATGGGCGGAGGCCGCGCCATCCATGCGGCTGCCGCCTATCCGGACCGCGTTGCCGCCGCGGCGAGCTTCCACGGCGGTCGCCTCGCGAGCGATGCGCCCGACAGCCCGCACCGTCACGTGGCGACGATCAAGGGCCGCGTCTATGTCGGCAGCGCCGGCGTCGACGGCAGTTTCCCGCCCGAACAATCGGCCCTTCTGGCAGAGGCGTTGCGGCGGGCCGAGATCGATCACATCATCGAAAACTATGTCGGCATGGCGCATGGCTGGACCGTGTCGGACCACGGCGTCTATGACGAGCGCGGCGCCGAGCGGCACTGGAAGCGGCTGCTCACCTTCTTCGACGAGACGTTGCGGTAA
- a CDS encoding membrane protein, with protein sequence MVVYVLALLIGVIAGLRAMTAPAAVSWAAFLGLIDLEGTWLAFLGYRFTPWIMTVLAIGELIGDQLPTTPSRKTPLPFAARIIIGGLCGGAIAVQGGSFLGGLVAGALGGIIGTLGGAEGRARLAAAFGKDRPAALIEDAIAIVGAVLIVGAVP encoded by the coding sequence ATGGTCGTCTATGTCTTGGCGCTCCTGATCGGAGTGATTGCGGGCCTGCGTGCGATGACCGCTCCGGCGGCGGTCAGCTGGGCGGCCTTTCTCGGCCTCATCGATCTCGAAGGAACCTGGCTCGCCTTCCTGGGCTATCGCTTCACGCCCTGGATCATGACGGTTCTCGCCATCGGCGAGCTGATCGGCGATCAGCTTCCCACGACGCCCAGCCGCAAGACGCCGCTTCCCTTCGCAGCCCGGATCATCATCGGCGGGCTGTGCGGCGGCGCGATCGCCGTGCAGGGCGGCTCCTTCCTCGGGGGGCTCGTCGCCGGAGCCCTGGGCGGGATCATCGGGACGCTCGGCGGAGCGGAAGGACGGGCGCGCCTCGCCGCCGCCTTCGGCAAGGATCGCCCCGCCGCCTTGATCGAGGATGCCATTGCCATTGTGGGAGCGGTCTTGATCGTGGGAGCGGTGCCATGA
- a CDS encoding SRPBCC family protein, with the protein MPDQNAAAHELSITRLIDASPEAVYKVWTERAADWWAPRPYTTPVVDWDLRPGGRAYTMMRSPDGTDMPHEGVFLEVVPDRKIVVTDAFGPDWIPQNAFMLAVFTFEPEGSGTRYTARVRHWSDEAMKQHEQMGFHQGWSIVAGQLAELAEGRPVASAA; encoded by the coding sequence ATGCCCGACCAGAATGCCGCCGCGCATGAACTCTCGATCACGCGTCTGATCGATGCCTCGCCCGAGGCCGTCTACAAGGTCTGGACCGAACGCGCCGCCGATTGGTGGGCACCACGCCCCTACACGACGCCGGTGGTCGATTGGGACCTTCGCCCCGGCGGGCGCGCCTATACGATGATGCGCTCGCCCGACGGCACCGACATGCCCCACGAGGGTGTGTTCCTGGAAGTCGTGCCCGACCGCAAGATCGTCGTGACCGACGCCTTCGGGCCGGACTGGATTCCGCAGAACGCCTTCATGCTCGCCGTCTTCACCTTCGAGCCGGAAGGCTCCGGCACCCGCTACACGGCCCGCGTGCGGCACTGGAGCGATGAGGCCATGAAGCAGCACGAGCAGATGGGCTTCCACCAAGGCTGGAGCATCGTGGCGGGCCAGCTGGCCGAGCTGGCGGAAGGCCGGCCCGTGGCCTCCGCGGCCTGA
- a CDS encoding VOC family protein: protein MVQGFEHVGMTSSDLDRTIGFYSGLLGLKEILVKRTGEGGRIAFLETGGVMLEIVEPAASVQVPAREVPVTEAGIRHITFRVDDVEAIYERLRSAGVEFTVPPRKAANAELIRKVAFCKDPDGIVVEFLERV from the coding sequence ATGGTGCAGGGTTTCGAGCATGTGGGCATGACCAGCAGCGATCTCGACAGGACCATCGGGTTCTATAGCGGTCTGCTGGGTCTCAAGGAGATCCTGGTCAAGCGCACGGGCGAGGGCGGCCGCATCGCGTTTCTCGAAACCGGCGGGGTCATGCTCGAAATCGTCGAGCCGGCCGCATCGGTCCAGGTTCCGGCCCGCGAGGTTCCCGTCACCGAAGCCGGCATCCGCCACATCACCTTCCGGGTCGACGACGTCGAGGCGATCTACGAAAGGCTTCGTTCCGCCGGCGTGGAATTCACCGTGCCGCCGCGCAAGGCCGCGAATGCCGAACTGATCCGCAAGGTGGCGTTCTGCAAGGACCCGGACGGCATCGTGGTCGAGTTCCTGGAACGGGTCTGA
- a CDS encoding VOC family protein, translating to MSKIKPCLWFDGKAEEAARFYVSLLPDSRIDALVPYSVETPGGKPGDVMVVEFTLAGESYMALNGGPYFQFTPAISLAVTCADQAEIDRLWDALSDSGSTQQCGWLTDRYGVSWQVVPAALDAMMKDKDPAKVRRVMEAVLTMVKLDVRALENAYRGSAAA from the coding sequence ATGTCCAAGATCAAGCCGTGCCTCTGGTTCGACGGGAAGGCCGAGGAAGCCGCACGATTCTATGTCTCGCTCCTGCCGGATTCGCGCATCGACGCCCTTGTGCCCTACAGCGTCGAGACGCCCGGCGGAAAGCCTGGCGACGTGATGGTCGTGGAGTTCACGCTCGCCGGCGAGAGCTACATGGCCCTCAACGGCGGTCCGTACTTCCAGTTCACGCCGGCGATCTCGCTGGCCGTGACCTGCGCCGATCAGGCCGAGATCGACCGCCTGTGGGATGCCCTGTCCGATAGCGGCTCGACGCAGCAATGCGGCTGGCTCACGGATCGTTACGGCGTCTCCTGGCAGGTCGTGCCCGCCGCCCTCGACGCCATGATGAAGGACAAGGACCCCGCAAAGGTCCGCCGGGTCATGGAAGCGGTGCTCACGATGGTCAAGCTCGATGTCCGTGCGCTCGAGAACGCCTATCGCGGCTCGGCGGCGGCATAA
- a CDS encoding winged helix-turn-helix transcriptional regulator: MADYGQFCSVARAHEAIGGRWTLLVVRELLCGSRRFNDIRRGIPRISRTMLSERLQELVHVGVVTRIEGGHGPEYALTEAGRELMGIVGALGTWGQRWLPRRAEAEDLDLEPILVDMERRVRTEVLPDEPMVIRFEIEGQRQPRFLLMKVADVALCGRNPGFPEPLRVRGPLPALAAWWRGDVSFAEAQRRGLNVEGPKALAQAFPDWFERYMFAEVPPAAGT; the protein is encoded by the coding sequence ATGGCAGATTACGGTCAGTTCTGTTCCGTGGCCCGCGCCCATGAGGCGATCGGTGGGCGCTGGACTCTCCTCGTGGTGCGGGAGTTGCTGTGCGGCAGCCGGCGCTTCAACGACATCCGCCGCGGCATCCCGCGCATTTCCCGCACCATGCTCTCGGAGCGCCTGCAGGAGCTGGTCCACGTGGGAGTGGTCACGCGCATCGAGGGCGGCCATGGGCCCGAATATGCGCTGACGGAAGCGGGCCGGGAGCTGATGGGTATTGTCGGCGCTCTCGGGACCTGGGGGCAGCGCTGGCTCCCGCGCCGGGCCGAGGCCGAGGATCTCGACCTCGAGCCCATTCTCGTCGACATGGAGCGGCGCGTTCGGACCGAGGTCTTGCCGGACGAACCCATGGTCATCCGCTTCGAAATTGAAGGTCAGCGCCAGCCGCGCTTCCTGCTCATGAAAGTGGCCGACGTCGCGCTCTGCGGCCGCAACCCGGGCTTTCCCGAGCCGCTCCGCGTGCGCGGCCCTCTCCCTGCCCTGGCTGCCTGGTGGCGGGGCGACGTGAGCTTTGCCGAGGCTCAGCGGAGGGGGCTGAACGTGGAAGGCCCCAAGGCGCTCGCCCAGGCCTTTCCGGACTGGTTCGAGCGCTACATGTTCGCCGAAGTCCCGCCTGCCGCCGGAACCTGA